The following is a genomic window from bacterium.
CAAAGTAAAAAATATTAAAGGCGAAAAATATGGACCGGCGAATTTTCATACGATCACAAAATGGCTTCAGGAAAAGCGAATCGATGAGAAGTCTTTAGTACAGAAAACCGGGGGCAACGAATGGTTTCCTCTTAGAGAACTGCCTCATTTAGTCTCTTTATCTTCTGACGATATAACTCCTCACCAACAATTTTCAGAAAATAAAGATGATATAGGTATAAAAGTTCGTAAAATTGTAACACGTATAAAATTATTAGTTTTTACCATATCAGTTGTATTGCTTGTGACAATACTTTTTTGGGGTATCCAAAAAACCAATTATCTTAATCGTGGAACAACAAAAGAAGGAATAAATTATTGGGATTATAAAACAAAAGTGCTCAGCTTCGGAGAAACAGTTGTTGTCCCTGCCGGTCAATTTGATAACTGTTACATAATTGCTTACAGTGCAGATATTTCCGAAGGAGGGAAACACTACAATATTAATGGCAAAAGTTGGTACAAAGTAGGAGTCGGCAATGTAAAAGAAGAATTTACGCGTTATGAAGCAAGTAAAGAGTTTAATCCTTTCGACACCTTGTCTTTCTCGGGAGAACTAACATCTTATAAAGGACATGGGGCAGGAAACAAACCTTTTCCTTACATTTCTGGAGCACAATTAAAATACGACCTTACAGCAAAAATAGACGTACAAGGACCTTTAGAAGTAATAACAAGTGTTGCTGCTCCCCCACAAGAATTCAAGATAATAATGACTTGTACCGGAACTATAACTTTGGAAGATGGGAAAAAATATTTAAAAGTCATAGGAACTGCAGGAGGTCCTATCACTCGTAGCGAAGAGTTTTATCGTATAGAAGGGAATAATATTTTCTTTTATGGAACCAGGTATATGCGAAACACAAGTAGTCCAGTTAAAACAGGC
Proteins encoded in this region:
- a CDS encoding DUF4339 domain-containing protein — encoded protein: MTKKWKIKKLDGTIYGPADIETIRKWINEKRILGQDYISQEDIKAWQPIQSVPEFTDTFQHPISSKEQPSHIDRNTEPTFKVKNIKGEKYGPANFHTITKWLQEKRIDEKSLVQKTGGNEWFPLRELPHLVSLSSDDITPHQQFSENKDDIGIKVRKIVTRIKLLVFTISVVLLVTILFWGIQKTNYLNRGTTKEGINYWDYKTKVLSFGETVVVPAGQFDNCYIIAYSADISEGGKHYNINGKSWYKVGVGNVKEEFTRYEASKEFNPFDTLSFSGELTSYKGHGAGNKPFPYISGAQLKYDLTAKIDVQGPLEVITSVAAPPQEFKIIMTCTGTITLEDGKKYLKVIGTAGGPITRSEEFYRIEGNNIFFYGTRYMRNTSSPVKTGTLEPKVGNEFENKITFDGTYSSTKQAKNIITAFLMGRLGFLSGVMMLLCLSGFIAFMKHNILNLEENIEQLVIASKQKGETLAGEILGNFVSWGITFLLFGIFLIFAIITYKSFF